In Porites lutea chromosome 8, jaPorLute2.1, whole genome shotgun sequence, the genomic stretch tcattgttgttttgtgttcccaTCGATTAATTCTGCCCGCCGGGAATTTCTCTGACAAAATCATGGATTTATATAGTTCTAGTGCAAATGTTAGGAAAACACTGGAAGCAAAACGAAACCATTAGCTTAGGTCTCTtattgacaaaatttttttttttcattttggttgtctgaaataaataaaaaaaggcaCCAGGATGAGCAGGTGAAATCATACACAGCCGAGGATGAGTGACAGCAGGGCTTACTCAAAGACACTATTGTCAAGTAAAACGCCTTTCAGTTTTAATATCTTTCTCAAAGCAAATGTGAAAAAAAGACGATAGAATTCACTTTCATTATGACAAATAATGAACTTCATCGGGCAGCCTATAAGCTGAATTAGCAAAACAGTGCCTGGCAATCGTTTAATATACGTAAACTAAGTAGAGTTACGTACGCCAGTTGCTTTTTGATTTACATTTTGACGGCTAAAACCCGGTGCACATATCATTTTGCTTTGCCATCATGCGTGTActtttttcctctttctcttATATTTTTCATGCGATGTCATTAGACTCTTAGTAATAGTATAAGAACGATGTAAATAGCACaatcataaaaataataaatattcccaatttctcaagttcatagaattcaaaattattgaaaaatctCAAGTTGAGCAATAATTGACGTATTTGCCCTCAGTAAATAAGCCTTCGTCTTTAACTTTTACAAATTCAACCTCCCCCACCGACTGTTAATGGTTAAGAGAGGTAGAAGCAGTCTTCTTAATTTAGTAGCAACTTTTCCGGGGAACTTATAATtaagaaagttaaaagaaaaaagcaatatAACATTGACGTTTTTTGGGCGATATTCTCTGATAATggtttaaagaagaaaaactccGGTCTAGTGGAACTGCGGGAAAGCTGTTCAAAAAAATGACCAAAGTCAACTTTTATTCTCAGTGTGTCTGGTGGCCGCATGCTGTTCAAGTTTTGCATATGTTAACCTGGTAACTAGCTACTCTAGTAGATTGTTCCACTAAGTATCAAGCAAGCGTGTTTAGTTCTGTAGGTCTTTCTGTCGGTGTGTCTTAAAATTAAACTGTTTCAATGTATTTGATTTCTAGACAATCGAGACTTAAAACTAACCATGGTTATAGAGTCCATTTTCGAGGATCTTCTTTTCGAGAAAATGGCCTTCACCGCTTGCCCAAACTTGGGAAGCCTCCATGCGTAGATGAATGGGTCGATCAAGAACTTAAGAAATAAATTCGCATCTGTTATAACATTAGCCATTGTGGCTTTTACCACCCCCTCGTAAGTTTGTGGTGTATAGTAAAGGGTAACATACCACATTACAGTCACTGGAGCCACAAATAAAAGCAAACAGGTCGCGAGTAACAAGCTTATTACAAAAAAGTGCCTTTGATCTTTTCTGCGGCGGTGCTCCCAGGCATCTGTGAGTTGAATGGAGGTAATGGCGTTTGCCTGCAAAGGATTCAATTGCGCTAACTGACGCCTGTACGAAACCTGCAGCGCAATGTAAGCGAAAAGGACCAGTAGATGTATGAGAGTCAGGTTCAGAAAGACGTCGATTTTTTGAAACGCCTTTTCAGGTACGCCCATGAGAAGTGAGCTCGAAAACAGCAGAGAATAAGCCCATATTCCGCAAACGCAAACCAAGACTCTTTTGCCTGTAACCAGCTGTTTGTGGCGATGAGGGAACGAAATTGCAATGAATTGAGTCCAGGAGAGAAACAGAATCGTCAGAATTGACACGTTCATTGTAACGCTAGATAAAACCCCAGCCGCTTTTAAAATGCTATTGTAACGTTCCGCGCTCATTGTGTCCCTATAGACTTCGAAGTAGAAGTAGGCGAAAAGTGGATCCACAGCAAAGCCGGTTAGAAAATCAGCTACTGCTAAACCAGTGATGAAGATGGTAGGCGGTTGACGGAAGACTTTAAAAGGATCTTGGTAGAGAGCTATGAGTAGAACTCCGTTGGCGAGAGTTGTTAAAACCGCCAAGACTGAGAGATAAACAGCAGACAAGAAGCACAACACTAGAAAGCGATTCCATAAAACTTCGTGGCTGTTGCTCCAGTATTTCAGTTCAGAATCGTTTAACGAAAGGTTCATGTTCAGTCACTCTACAAAAATTATTACCACTTTTAGTTTTACAGACTCTATTTTAAAAAGCAGTCTAACGTACGTTGGTCGAGCACAACGCTATAACTTACAACACTTGAAGTAATGCCGAGAACATACATTTGAGTTTCATGAGTTTGTAGGTGTACTATTTAACACCAAGGTATAGTGAAAAAGAATATAATGTATGTATCGTTGGAAATTTTTACAAAGACATAGGACTGTTCAAACATGACCTTATCATTTACGTCAATTGTAAGACAGTTTCTTCCCGTTTAAAAGAAATCTGCAAATGACGTATTTACaagctttgtttatttttaggcCAAGTTTTGACTGAATGACGCAAAGGCAAATTAATGAACTCTTtctttttaagtatttttttttctttttttaatgttcaaaTCGCACTTTTCACTTTGATTATCTTCCTTGGAGAAATTCTTCCTATTCAGCCAAGAGGCTTTCAAAATGCCATTCACTTCCATTTTcttgcaaaatgaaaacaattattATGACGACAGTTGCCACGCATTCAGTTTGTAGTTTTATAAGATCGACACAAATTCATTTTATAATTGTAAGTGTAGTAAAATAATACGCAAGGACGAGGGCAAATTGGCTAGAAATGTGTCATGAAAAAACGCGAAAtgaattgtgattggctagtCCTAAAAATGTTTCACAACCGACCCATGCATTAAGTTTAACTGTTATCCAACTTGACCTCCAGTCCTCCACTCACCCCAGGAAGACCAAGCTCAAGCTGTAAATCTGTCAGTTCGACTTTCAATTTCCCCAtaatacagtttttttttttgcaacaaacttttgcaaaagctttgttttcaatttctcttgcaaCCAACATTCGACCCTTGAgaagttaaaacaaaatttacgcAAATTTTGTGGAAAGTCGTAGATGGTCGACAGTGTTGACAGAAGTGTTCCGCGACAAAAAGTCTGGAATCGAGGATATATCGCATAGTGACGTAAAgagctagcctgcgaaaacatccgtttctcctcgctcttcgccgccggggacgtttcgcgcggagaaaCGTCCccggcggcgaagagcgaggagaaacggatgttttcgcaggctagtaaAGAGCATGCTGGTAGCCCATAATAATGGATTAACACGGACTCACGCGGTTCTACTAAGCTATCATGACTATCATGGAATCTGATATGGCTTGTTCCCAATGTTCTCTATAGATTCTGCTCGCAAAAGTAGCATAAtattacattacacccttccctcgtaacgcgagtttgggctacctgtgcttaCGCGCGCATTCCTAAACCCGTAAACCCTGGGGTCGAGAATGCGCCAAATCGCGCCATATTTGCTTTGCGGCGCCATATTGAAGTCTGCAAACACATCACCTTCCATGAGAAATGCCTGCTCACTTCAGGGCCGTTGAAAATGCCGTGGAAAGTGTCAAAAAAGTTAAGCAATACATAAACAATGGTTTTGGTGTTACTTTAGACGTAGCTTTGGATTTGGAAGAGGTTTCGCAGGATAGCGAACAAGTGAAAGAGCTTGAAGACACCATGCTTCAATACGTCGACATGGAACGTGAAGTGGATCAGTGGGCGAAAGCTGTGGAACTCGCGAAAGCAGAGTTTAATCGCCAGTATGATGTGTCCAGGTGAGTTAGTTTAGATTCAAATTTGAAAGTAGTTTGTGGTGACATTTCGGTCCCAAAACTACATAACAGCATGGCTGTGTTCCTGTGTTTTTAgtagtttaattttatttttgatttaattttgattttcttttatttccaaCTCATTATCACACATACCCATACCCAAAAacagtagaaaataaaaaattagacCAAGGATAATGCACATGTCATCAGCTTGCCCCAGGGGTAGACACTCGGGCCAACCAGGGGGATTGTAAACTTGGTGGAGCAAAGTTGAGGATTTCCCCCAGAGGTGGGGGAATTTAATGTCACAAAGTCCCCTGGGTCAAGTGATTCTCAACGAAAAACCCCTGTGATATTCACCTCATATAACTGGGATTCACTTGCAAAGGGtgcatttttattatatttaggATGAAATTTTAGTCATTCATGTCAGGCTTGGAGAAGCAATATAATATCTTTATTGAACAAAAATCTCTACAATGAAAGAACACCTGAAGACAGATTCACTGAGGTTAGGAGAGACTGATAGGTTTTCCACAGACTACTTAAGATGACC encodes the following:
- the LOC140946135 gene encoding galanin receptor 2a-like gives rise to the protein MNLSLNDSELKYWSNSHEVLWNRFLVLCFLSAVYLSVLAVLTTLANGVLLIALYQDPFKVFRQPPTIFITGLAVADFLTGFAVDPLFAYFYFEVYRDTMSAERYNSILKAAGVLSSVTMNVSILTILFLSWTQFIAISFPHRHKQLVTGKRVLVCVCGIWAYSLLFSSSLLMGVPEKAFQKIDVFLNLTLIHLLVLFAYIALQVSYRRQLAQLNPLQANAITSIQLTDAWEHRRRKDQRHFFVISLLLATCLLLFVAPVTVMWYVTLYYTPQTYEGVVKATMANVITDANLFLKFLIDPFIYAWRLPKFGQAVKAIFSKRRSSKMDSITMVSFKSRLSRNQIH